In one window of Psychrobacter sp. P2G3 DNA:
- a CDS encoding contractile injection system protein, VgrG/Pvc8 family, with amino-acid sequence MRIHFKPSQTGRLHQLSVGSDILATTSLYPNAFFWTSSLNQSSFSHILVFSHNFLDVDACLSLISTPICLTTLSADRMPTCRTGVIQAIRYQHSDGAMHFYTLDIVTPNWQLTQSIHTRSFVNQSTLDILTILLSDYDFDWQLSEQLLSSEQLTTQLAMRTQSDVSDYDFITNLLADIGVSTLWVSGDSVDELGYWSLVSALDENELSPLDYRYEKSSVQSGTDSVDELQMSAKQLGTRTVVVRADGLATDSIYEGVADDDSPLAFDDTAVLLGAPSRVYSDASATSLAEQWVRANGCNREYYSATGAMRGLSIGSRVSINNLPSIGHLSTYCTSMTIVGIEPNSDSVSYHNQVLIKDWLARTAKQTAQTALSAIPEHGYDIARDTGIWVTATLLDSAIPYCPYPSQQSFVSSSYNGLTQARIGDTSTSSSPSYDSSVTDEGLQQTITTPVWAGISPHDDGTTPPLRSLQLSSGATHGWQFAPRLGQSVLLNHWYGDIDSPVISRALYDGIGMGDSDDNDITTRDAGLSNRHNLQGGSSPRWHGGGMGHSQVNDDDSHQGWLSGIAQYGLTSDTEEVIRKAQLVN; translated from the coding sequence ATGAGAATCCATTTTAAGCCCTCACAAACTGGTCGTCTCCACCAACTCAGTGTTGGCAGTGACATTTTAGCAACTACTTCCCTTTATCCAAATGCCTTTTTCTGGACAAGTAGCCTCAATCAAAGCTCCTTTAGTCACATACTAGTGTTCAGTCATAATTTCTTAGATGTCGACGCATGTTTATCTTTAATAAGCACACCTATCTGCTTAACCACGCTATCTGCAGATCGGATGCCTACTTGTCGGACAGGCGTCATTCAGGCAATTCGTTATCAGCACTCAGACGGCGCCATGCACTTTTACACCCTCGATATCGTCACCCCTAACTGGCAATTGACCCAGTCCATCCATACCCGCAGCTTTGTCAATCAATCTACCCTTGATATCCTCACCATTCTCCTTAGCGATTACGACTTCGACTGGCAGCTCTCAGAGCAGCTACTCTCATCAGAGCAACTAACCACTCAGCTTGCCATGCGCACCCAATCTGATGTCAGCGATTATGACTTTATTACCAACTTACTTGCTGATATTGGAGTCTCTACGTTGTGGGTATCAGGTGACTCAGTGGATGAGCTGGGCTATTGGTCTTTAGTCAGTGCGCTAGACGAGAATGAGTTATCACCACTTGACTATCGCTACGAGAAGTCCTCAGTACAGTCCGGTACAGACAGCGTCGATGAGCTACAAATGAGCGCCAAGCAATTAGGCACTCGAACAGTGGTGGTACGCGCAGATGGACTCGCTACTGATAGTATCTATGAAGGCGTGGCAGATGATGACTCGCCCTTAGCGTTTGATGACACTGCGGTACTACTTGGAGCGCCGTCTCGGGTGTATAGCGATGCGTCTGCCACCAGCTTAGCTGAGCAATGGGTACGTGCCAATGGTTGCAATAGAGAATACTATAGCGCCACAGGTGCCATGCGTGGCCTAAGCATCGGTAGCAGGGTTAGCATCAACAACCTACCTTCTATCGGCCATTTATCTACATACTGTACCAGCATGACCATCGTCGGTATCGAACCTAACAGTGATAGCGTCTCCTACCACAACCAAGTGCTGATAAAAGACTGGCTAGCGCGTACCGCAAAGCAAACAGCGCAAACAGCACTTAGCGCCATACCCGAGCACGGCTACGACATCGCTCGAGACACCGGCATCTGGGTAACCGCCACGCTATTAGACTCCGCTATTCCTTACTGTCCCTATCCAAGCCAGCAGTCCTTTGTCAGCAGTAGCTACAACGGTCTGACCCAAGCTCGTATAGGCGATACCAGTACTTCATCCTCGCCAAGTTACGACTCTAGTGTCACAGATGAGGGTCTACAACAAACCATCACCACCCCGGTCTGGGCAGGTATCAGCCCGCATGATGATGGAACGACACCACCGCTGCGTAGCCTGCAGTTGTCCTCAGGTGCAACTCACGGCTGGCAGTTTGCCCCAAGGCTTGGACAATCCGTCCTTTTAAACCACTGGTATGGTGATATCGACAGCCCCGTGATTAGTCGCGCTCTCTATGACGGTATCGGCATGGGCGATAGTGACGACAATGACATCACTACCCGTGACGCTGGATTATCCAACAGACATAACCTACAAGGGGGATCCTCGCCAAGATGGCATGGTGGCGGGATGGGTCACTCGCAAGTTAATGACGACGATAGTCACCAAGGCTGGCTATCCGGTATTGCTCAATACGGACTGACCTCTGATACCGAGGAAGTAATAAGAAAGGCGCAATTAGTTAACTAA
- a CDS encoding UvrD-helicase domain-containing protein: MTTTIFDTHRYNYPQNFMEIKPKLTRLEKAIKKLEANLIDADDDANIELLKQRLNGELELKVDYASELNPDQLLAATTIDGKVLVIAGAGSGKTKTLTYRTSYLLENGVTPKSILLLTFTRKAANEIKSRAKTLLNNTLSDDELSEDILPTSKALNDITSGTFHSFCNMLLRQYSGLLGINPRFTILDTGDSEDAIDLIHKEKKYPAQTKSQAFPRKKTLQNIISTSRNRRIHIRDLIESNYPDIAVHIPIIEQLAIDFHEYKRANHLYDFDDIISQVVRHLKTNDTFRQLLQNQYRYIMVDEYQDTNIPQKQLIDLICEPESVSLMVVGDDNQSIYAFRGANYENILLFGETYPEASLIKLEQNYRSTPAVLNYINALSAQITLGYQKQLYSNATITGEKPIFSRLSDETKEAKFIADKIIELKPDQDYNDFAVLCRTSFQSNYVQLEFMERHIPFIVVGGIKFVERRHIKDVLAFIKILYNPNDTIAWHRILTLFQGVGAVTATRLTQAINSDNNSFEPLLTAKFAKKSEQLELLYHTLTKASQEESVETIIERILEFYVPILKTIEENWRERSEDFRVLKNLATEHSSLDNFLENLALDPPNDSVATTSQPEENDKDKVTISTIHSAKGLEWPVVFVNSLVDGITPHHRSLDDFEELEEERKLFYVACSRAKSRLYLTAPDYFASYSGYFDKPSRFIAELSADEVEVKRSRKSLEMLASDDPVWW; the protein is encoded by the coding sequence ATGACTACCACGATTTTTGATACTCACCGCTATAATTATCCGCAGAACTTTATGGAGATTAAGCCTAAGCTTACGCGTCTTGAAAAGGCGATAAAGAAGCTCGAGGCCAATCTAATCGACGCTGATGACGATGCAAATATCGAGCTGCTTAAGCAAAGATTGAATGGTGAATTAGAGTTAAAAGTAGACTATGCCAGTGAGCTAAATCCTGACCAATTGTTAGCAGCCACTACTATCGATGGCAAGGTATTGGTCATCGCAGGTGCTGGCTCTGGTAAGACCAAAACGTTGACTTATCGCACCAGCTATTTGTTAGAAAATGGGGTGACACCCAAAAGCATTTTGCTACTAACCTTTACTCGTAAAGCGGCGAATGAGATTAAGAGTCGCGCTAAGACGCTGCTAAATAATACTTTGTCTGATGATGAATTATCAGAAGATATACTACCAACTAGTAAAGCGTTAAATGATATCACCAGTGGAACCTTTCACTCATTCTGCAATATGCTATTGCGCCAGTATTCAGGGCTGCTTGGTATTAATCCGCGATTTACTATCTTGGATACAGGCGATAGCGAGGATGCGATCGATTTAATTCATAAAGAAAAAAAGTATCCTGCGCAAACCAAAAGCCAAGCCTTTCCTCGTAAAAAGACCTTGCAAAATATCATCTCCACCTCTAGAAATAGACGCATTCATATCCGCGATTTAATCGAAAGTAATTATCCTGATATCGCCGTACATATTCCCATTATCGAGCAATTAGCAATCGATTTTCATGAGTATAAGCGTGCCAATCATCTCTATGATTTTGATGACATCATTAGCCAAGTCGTGCGCCATTTAAAGACCAATGACACATTTAGACAATTACTACAAAACCAATATCGCTACATCATGGTCGATGAATATCAAGATACTAATATCCCGCAAAAGCAGCTGATAGATTTGATTTGCGAGCCTGAATCGGTATCGTTGATGGTGGTCGGGGATGACAACCAAAGTATTTATGCTTTTCGCGGCGCAAATTACGAAAATATTCTACTGTTCGGTGAGACCTATCCTGAGGCGAGTCTCATTAAGCTGGAGCAAAACTATCGCAGTACGCCTGCTGTTTTAAATTATATCAATGCCTTGTCCGCACAAATCACCTTGGGGTATCAAAAACAGCTCTATTCAAACGCTACTATAACGGGCGAAAAGCCGATATTTAGCCGCCTGAGTGATGAAACGAAAGAAGCTAAGTTTATTGCCGATAAGATTATCGAGTTAAAGCCAGATCAGGATTACAATGATTTTGCGGTACTGTGCCGTACGTCTTTTCAGTCCAATTATGTACAGTTAGAATTTATGGAGCGTCATATTCCATTTATCGTGGTAGGGGGTATTAAGTTCGTTGAGCGCCGTCATATCAAGGATGTGTTGGCCTTTATTAAAATTCTTTATAACCCCAATGATACGATTGCATGGCACCGAATTTTGACCTTGTTCCAAGGAGTTGGGGCAGTCACTGCGACGCGTTTGACTCAAGCAATTAATTCTGATAATAATTCTTTTGAGCCATTGCTGACGGCAAAGTTTGCCAAAAAAAGTGAGCAACTTGAGCTTTTGTATCATACTCTGACTAAGGCAAGTCAGGAAGAATCAGTCGAGACTATTATTGAGCGTATTTTAGAGTTTTATGTTCCTATTTTAAAGACGATTGAAGAGAACTGGCGTGAGCGTAGCGAGGACTTTCGCGTTCTCAAAAACTTGGCAACAGAGCATAGCAGTCTTGATAATTTCTTAGAAAATTTGGCATTAGATCCGCCCAATGACTCAGTGGCAACGACCAGTCAGCCTGAGGAAAACGATAAAGACAAAGTTACTATCTCGACCATTCATAGTGCCAAAGGGCTAGAGTGGCCAGTGGTGTTCGTCAATTCATTAGTCGATGGTATCACGCCGCATCATCGCTCTTTAGATGACTTTGAGGAATTAGAAGAGGAGCGAAAATTATTCTATGTTGCCTGTAGCCGTGCTAAGAGCAGACTGTATCTAACCGCGCCAGATTATTTTGCCAGTTATTCAGGGTATTTTGACAAGCCCTCACGATTTATCGCTGAGTTGTCTGCAGATGAAGTTGAGGTTAAGCGTTCTAGGAAGTCCTTAGAGATGCTGGCGAGTGATGATCCGGTGTGGTGGTGA
- a CDS encoding AAA domain-containing protein: MSIYAQRLASQTEFIKQCALMKKTPTQDFAKHSDFTCTEEQTIGLPGISLNLTDDTSEDVWLHLERLRENSAPKPNSSLLAHWLTFPIKFSDQPLLKEKINVQNLIDDGVIAYEEVFTPFEVEDSHQDKTLEVEEKLSEKEVYLKDFPERESLKNEFNDYLKNIWKPWLVQEKLVRQSIALYAKLFKLNQMLQGNLADESLELVWGVGVAVRKNTDNGQNSEQIKYPLLTQSVEIVLDQKTMALLIKPNPSPSTLETEPFSMDENQGLANLLKDSKQFYESEDVLLNPFLPSSYEPILKSAVTLLDASGVYWPDHTIADERKIPKAQNYLIVTDTWVIMARPRSNNIFLQDLDKFAIQLENSDDLPLPSALIAMLTEPATENKEIILPAYRGLSMVSGSENYTGTPAELYFPKAFNDEQVQIVQQLNVHDGVVVQGPPGTGKTHTIANVICHYLALGKRVLVTSMKDPALKVLQEKLPESIRPLAVSLLTSENEGLKQFEYTIKKISSEVASINRDAYKKEIVMLDNQIDTIHAQMAHTDNKITAWARLNLDDIVMDSETIKPIDAATEVAQNRQLIESFSDTLGIEETFRPRFTHADMTELRKMRIKLGSDLDYLDKEIPAVADFPSINTVKQLHKDLSYLNESQAAEKQGALPSLVNENDSTISMAHDAASNTSRLIDLLQKIAVAGQDWTTHIQQHLADETKQDIIAHLTVLNDEIKSLFNERTIYLTKPITMADGFDKNPELVDAVKNLSEGKKPFGIAGTFGKSAEKKILEAITIVSSQPSTVEDWQYISSYIDFRKKSQALIIRWNSLSNDLPLPIFDVAPDNLSNLNSAVHLYRDIVDSNNLQHIIKQALHAIFLDWDIISTAPYNKDVLVKIEGILKQHLKRHGLAESLTLKENSLNKLADCNGVISEQITLFLNQKIGNLSLSDEALSTEWEELLNELQRVNNLATDLQTVTAVTQLIDDSGALLWANQLRHEPCLNSQDTLSFDTLSSDDLLPDNWQQIWRLSRLMGFIDSIDGRKELVDLTKTRSHLESDLARLYQEAITKRAWLKVAENATPNVRASLEKYRSAIMRIGKGTGKGAHYYRREAREASAGASAAIPCWIMPHYRISESLPAEFGSFDLVIIDEASQSDLTALPAIMRAKKVLIVGDDKQVSPEGVGLDIEKIRNLMAQYLSNQVPVYRSQMSPDRSIYDLFKVVFADSSVMLKEHFRSVAPIIEFSKREFYNHELIPLRKAKPSERLDPPLIDVYVTDGYRIEGSNINPSEVRFIVDEIKTIVSDPAYKGKTIGVVSLLGNKQAHSIMEILNKELDETLMTTFDIACGDARTFQGKERDIMFLSLVVAPGAAHAQTRDTFAQRMNVAASRARDRMYLVRSIELDELSQADHYRAELIKYFQAPFMQHEEEVVDLRDKCESPFETEVFDLLTERGYRVIPQVKAGAYRIDMVVEGEEDNSLAIECDGDRYHGPDKWDSDMQRQRILERAGWKFWRCFASTFVTRKDEVIQDLLAELKRLEIYPIATDSLYSSSYVESRVVTTVKEPTIDIEADA, encoded by the coding sequence ATGAGTATTTACGCACAAAGACTGGCCTCTCAAACTGAATTCATTAAACAGTGTGCTTTGATGAAAAAAACGCCTACTCAAGATTTTGCTAAACACAGTGATTTCACTTGTACTGAAGAACAAACGATAGGCTTGCCAGGTATCAGTCTGAACCTCACCGACGATACCTCCGAGGACGTTTGGCTTCATTTAGAGCGATTGCGTGAAAACTCAGCACCTAAACCCAACAGCTCACTATTAGCACATTGGTTAACATTTCCAATCAAATTTAGCGATCAGCCTTTATTGAAAGAAAAAATCAATGTACAAAATTTAATAGATGATGGTGTTATCGCTTATGAAGAAGTATTCACCCCGTTTGAAGTCGAGGATAGCCATCAGGATAAGACATTAGAAGTAGAAGAAAAGTTATCAGAAAAAGAAGTTTATCTAAAAGATTTTCCTGAAAGAGAATCTTTAAAAAATGAATTTAACGATTATCTCAAAAATATTTGGAAGCCTTGGCTAGTGCAAGAGAAGCTTGTACGCCAAAGTATTGCTTTATATGCAAAGTTATTTAAGCTCAATCAAATGCTACAAGGCAACCTAGCTGATGAATCGCTTGAGCTGGTTTGGGGTGTCGGTGTTGCTGTAAGAAAAAATACTGATAATGGACAGAATAGCGAGCAAATCAAGTATCCATTACTAACACAATCTGTAGAAATTGTCTTAGATCAAAAGACAATGGCTCTACTTATAAAGCCTAATCCCTCTCCTTCTACGCTTGAGACTGAACCTTTCTCCATGGATGAAAATCAAGGTTTGGCCAATCTATTAAAAGATAGTAAACAATTTTATGAATCAGAGGATGTTTTACTAAATCCGTTTTTGCCAAGTAGCTATGAGCCTATTTTAAAATCAGCAGTGACCTTGCTTGATGCTTCCGGCGTTTATTGGCCTGACCATACCATTGCAGATGAGCGAAAAATACCTAAGGCGCAAAATTACCTTATCGTCACTGATACATGGGTCATTATGGCGCGTCCTAGAAGCAATAATATATTTTTGCAAGATTTAGATAAATTCGCCATTCAGCTTGAAAATAGCGATGACCTTCCTTTACCAAGTGCGCTTATAGCAATGTTGACCGAACCTGCTACAGAAAATAAAGAAATCATACTACCTGCTTATCGTGGTTTATCTATGGTCAGCGGCAGTGAAAATTATACAGGCACGCCAGCTGAGCTATATTTTCCTAAAGCATTCAATGACGAACAAGTACAAATCGTACAGCAACTAAATGTCCACGATGGCGTTGTCGTTCAAGGTCCTCCTGGTACAGGAAAAACTCATACCATTGCCAACGTTATTTGTCATTACTTAGCGCTGGGTAAACGCGTGTTAGTCACGTCGATGAAAGATCCTGCATTAAAGGTGCTGCAAGAAAAACTGCCTGAATCCATTCGCCCGCTAGCGGTTAGTCTACTGACCAGTGAAAATGAGGGTTTAAAACAGTTCGAATATACGATTAAAAAAATATCAAGTGAAGTTGCGAGTATCAATCGAGATGCCTACAAAAAAGAAATCGTCATGCTTGATAATCAAATCGATACCATTCATGCGCAAATGGCTCATACTGACAATAAGATTACGGCTTGGGCGCGCTTAAATCTTGATGATATCGTTATGGATAGCGAAACCATCAAGCCCATAGATGCAGCGACTGAGGTTGCTCAAAACAGGCAGCTTATCGAAAGCTTTTCAGATACATTAGGCATAGAAGAGACGTTTAGGCCTCGATTTACTCATGCCGATATGACTGAACTAAGAAAAATGAGAATAAAGCTCGGAAGCGATTTAGATTATCTTGATAAAGAAATACCTGCTGTTGCAGACTTCCCTTCTATCAATACCGTAAAACAACTGCACAAAGATTTGAGTTATCTCAATGAGTCGCAAGCAGCTGAAAAGCAAGGAGCGCTACCAAGCTTAGTAAACGAAAACGATAGCACTATCAGCATGGCTCACGATGCTGCTTCTAATACCTCTCGTTTAATTGATCTTCTTCAAAAGATTGCAGTGGCTGGGCAGGATTGGACGACTCATATTCAGCAGCACTTAGCTGATGAGACTAAGCAAGACATCATCGCTCATCTAACTGTACTCAACGATGAGATTAAGTCGCTTTTTAATGAGAGAACCATTTATTTAACCAAACCTATCACGATGGCTGATGGTTTTGATAAAAATCCAGAGCTTGTTGACGCGGTCAAAAACTTATCCGAAGGCAAGAAACCATTTGGTATCGCTGGGACTTTTGGTAAGTCTGCTGAGAAGAAAATCCTTGAAGCTATCACGATTGTCTCTTCGCAACCCTCAACTGTAGAAGACTGGCAATATATATCTAGCTATATAGACTTTAGAAAAAAATCTCAGGCGCTCATTATTCGTTGGAATTCATTATCGAATGACCTACCCCTACCAATATTCGATGTAGCACCTGATAACTTGTCTAATTTAAATTCAGCCGTTCATTTATATAGAGACATTGTCGATAGCAACAACCTACAACACATTATTAAACAAGCGTTACATGCTATTTTCTTGGACTGGGATATTATTTCTACCGCACCTTATAATAAGGATGTTTTAGTTAAAATTGAAGGTATTCTTAAACAACATTTGAAGAGACATGGTTTAGCAGAAAGTCTCACGCTAAAAGAAAATTCACTTAATAAGCTTGCTGACTGTAATGGCGTCATTAGTGAACAAATAACGCTCTTTTTAAATCAGAAAATCGGTAATTTGTCGTTGTCAGATGAGGCCTTAAGTACGGAGTGGGAAGAGCTACTCAATGAGCTACAGCGAGTAAATAATCTTGCAACAGACTTACAGACGGTCACTGCCGTTACTCAGCTTATCGACGACAGTGGCGCACTACTCTGGGCAAATCAATTACGCCATGAGCCTTGTCTTAATTCTCAAGATACGTTGTCATTTGATACACTGTCATCTGATGACTTGCTGCCTGATAACTGGCAGCAGATTTGGCGTCTTAGCCGATTGATGGGCTTTATAGACAGTATAGATGGTCGCAAAGAGTTGGTTGATCTCACCAAAACTCGTAGCCACTTAGAGTCAGATTTGGCAAGACTCTATCAAGAAGCAATCACCAAAAGAGCATGGCTAAAAGTCGCTGAGAATGCGACGCCAAACGTTAGGGCGTCTTTAGAGAAATACCGCTCTGCCATTATGCGTATTGGTAAAGGGACAGGCAAAGGCGCACATTATTATCGCCGAGAAGCGCGCGAAGCCTCTGCGGGAGCAAGTGCGGCTATCCCTTGTTGGATTATGCCGCATTATCGTATTTCTGAATCCTTGCCAGCAGAGTTTGGTAGTTTTGACTTGGTTATCATCGACGAAGCGTCCCAATCTGATTTAACAGCGTTACCAGCCATCATGAGAGCGAAGAAAGTTCTAATCGTTGGTGACGATAAGCAAGTGTCACCAGAAGGCGTTGGTCTCGATATCGAAAAAATTCGTAATTTGATGGCACAGTATCTCAGCAATCAAGTGCCTGTTTACCGCTCACAGATGTCACCTGATCGTTCAATATATGATTTATTCAAAGTCGTTTTTGCCGATAGCAGCGTCATGTTAAAAGAGCACTTTCGTAGTGTTGCGCCTATTATTGAGTTCTCAAAACGTGAATTTTATAATCATGAGCTGATACCGTTACGTAAAGCCAAACCTTCAGAGCGCTTAGATCCACCACTGATTGATGTATACGTTACCGACGGCTATCGCATTGAAGGCTCTAATATCAACCCTTCAGAAGTCAGGTTTATTGTCGATGAAATCAAAACCATCGTTTCTGACCCAGCTTACAAAGGTAAAACCATCGGCGTCGTCTCATTATTAGGCAATAAGCAAGCGCATAGTATTATGGAGATACTCAATAAAGAATTGGATGAGACTCTCATGACCACTTTTGATATTGCCTGCGGTGATGCGAGAACCTTTCAGGGTAAAGAGCGCGATATCATGTTTTTGTCGTTGGTAGTGGCACCCGGAGCTGCCCATGCACAAACGAGAGACACTTTTGCCCAGCGGATGAATGTCGCTGCTTCAAGAGCACGCGATAGAATGTATTTGGTACGCAGTATTGAGTTGGATGAGCTTAGCCAAGCTGATCATTATCGAGCAGAACTCATCAAATACTTTCAAGCACCATTTATGCAACATGAAGAAGAAGTCGTTGATTTGCGCGATAAGTGTGAGTCGCCTTTTGAAACAGAAGTCTTTGATCTTCTCACCGAGAGAGGCTACCGAGTTATTCCGCAGGTTAAAGCTGGCGCCTACCGAATCGATATGGTTGTCGAAGGTGAAGAGGACAATAGCCTCGCCATCGAATGTGATGGTGATAGATATCATGGGCCTGATAAATGGGATAGTGATATGCAGCGTCAGCGTATTCTTGAACGTGCTGGCTGGAAATTCTGGCGCTGCTTTGCTTCCACTTTTGTAACCCGTAAAGATGAAGTCATACAAGACTTACTAGCAGAATTGAAGCGTTTAGAGATTTATCCAATCGCTACTGATTCTTTATATAGTAGCTCATATGTTGAATCTAGAGTCGTCACTACTGTTAAAGAACCAACCATTGATATCGAAGCTGATGCTTAG
- the surE gene encoding 5'/3'-nucleotidase SurE: MKFLISNDDGIHAPGLLALYQALSKVGEVMVVAPNAEESGSASSLHISQPLYTHELPSGFIAVNGSPADCVYLALHQLYSDIQFDCVITGINSGDNLGQKVFFSGTFGAALTAQLFGVPAIATSLVGGKIKGNGEDKISHYQMAAEEIVKLLTETPILEEITRLPYHVLNVNIPNVDTAEAINGRKVTTLEHSLLANPVHQIVDPRGRDAYWLCLKNCQNPKTEEYSGASIDTFNDDPINGYKPLGINSLELKNQSITDNNDSVVVYTDAQAVAAGYISLSPVRLHHTPTYALDRLSTLAL, translated from the coding sequence ATGAAGTTTTTAATTAGTAATGATGATGGGATACATGCGCCAGGATTATTAGCGTTATATCAAGCACTCTCTAAAGTAGGAGAGGTAATGGTCGTTGCACCAAATGCAGAAGAGAGCGGTAGCGCAAGCTCGCTCCATATCTCACAGCCATTATATACCCACGAGCTGCCATCAGGGTTTATTGCCGTTAATGGCTCACCTGCAGATTGTGTTTATCTTGCCCTACATCAGCTTTATTCAGATATTCAGTTTGACTGTGTGATTACAGGTATTAATTCTGGAGACAATTTAGGGCAAAAGGTATTTTTTTCAGGTACTTTTGGTGCGGCGTTGACTGCCCAACTCTTTGGCGTACCAGCGATTGCAACCTCGTTAGTAGGCGGTAAAATCAAGGGTAACGGAGAGGATAAAATCAGTCATTATCAAATGGCAGCAGAAGAAATCGTTAAACTATTGACTGAAACCCCTATATTGGAAGAAATCACGCGTTTGCCCTATCATGTACTAAACGTCAATATTCCTAATGTAGACACGGCTGAGGCTATTAATGGACGTAAGGTCACGACTCTAGAACATAGTCTACTGGCAAACCCTGTACATCAGATAGTGGATCCACGTGGCCGTGATGCCTATTGGTTGTGTTTAAAAAACTGCCAAAATCCGAAAACCGAAGAGTATAGCGGCGCTTCTATCGATACGTTTAATGATGATCCTATAAATGGATATAAGCCTCTAGGTATAAACAGCCTTGAGCTTAAAAATCAATCGATAACAGATAATAACGATAGCGTAGTTGTCTATACTGATGCTCAAGCCGTCGCAGCAGGCTACATTAGCTTATCACCTGTTCGTCTGCATCATACGCCGACTTATGCGCTTGATCGACTCTCGACCTTAGCCTTGTAA
- a CDS encoding M23 family metallopeptidase has translation MKKLISKSQLATAALVGTLAVAMTGCATKPTYQNSAQSGPKIITNSQGVPNYHLVRRGDTVSQIASRYRLNYRQIGALNGLDSKYTIYSGQWLKLWHGEQSAPVRPTSNNNYNVAATPSTPQPQYTPPPTTGSTPAYEVTANSTAGYEYPSRNQVIRNFDASSGNMGMWFAGKEGDPVLASQSGTVLYSGDGLTEYGNLIMIRHSGNYITAYAHNSQLLVKEGEAVQLGQRIASMGSSGQTNQVALQFQVRLNGNPIDPRAVLGR, from the coding sequence ATGAAAAAGCTTATTTCTAAGTCGCAGCTGGCGACTGCTGCTTTAGTCGGAACTCTAGCGGTTGCGATGACAGGCTGTGCGACTAAGCCTACTTATCAAAATTCTGCACAATCAGGTCCTAAAATCATCACCAATAGCCAAGGTGTACCTAACTATCATCTTGTCAGACGTGGCGATACTGTTAGTCAAATTGCTTCACGTTATCGCTTAAATTATCGTCAAATCGGTGCACTTAACGGTCTTGATAGTAAATATACTATCTATAGTGGTCAATGGCTCAAGCTTTGGCACGGTGAGCAAAGCGCGCCTGTACGTCCTACTAGTAACAACAACTATAACGTTGCTGCTACACCATCGACTCCGCAGCCGCAGTACACACCACCGCCTACGACTGGCTCAACTCCTGCTTATGAGGTAACTGCTAACTCGACAGCAGGGTACGAGTATCCTAGCCGTAACCAAGTAATCCGCAATTTTGATGCTTCATCTGGCAACATGGGCATGTGGTTTGCTGGTAAAGAAGGTGATCCAGTACTTGCTAGCCAAAGTGGAACGGTACTGTATTCTGGCGATGGGCTAACAGAATATGGCAATCTTATTATGATTCGTCATAGTGGCAATTACATTACCGCTTATGCGCACAACAGCCAGCTACTCGTCAAAGAAGGCGAAGCAGTACAGCTCGGTCAACGTATTGCCAGTATGGGTAGCAGCGGCCAGACCAACCAAGTAGCACTGCAATTCCAAGTGCGCTTGAATGGTAATCCTATCGATCCGCGTGCAGTCTTAGGTCGTTAA